A stretch of Ligilactobacillus faecis DNA encodes these proteins:
- a CDS encoding ISL3 family transposase, translated as MSHNDCILKLLNIKDPNLKVIDVIDNLYNGTEKLVLIKAVLSYPINRCRNCGFATVNKNGFAKAHVRLPSLNGIRYEMILRKQRYQCKNCRTTFGATSELTKPNQTLSRKLKNQIMLLAREGLNGELIARICHCSASSVRRTIVERIKPQYRVPVLPKNLCFDEFRSIKNTTSFICCDAQTHKLVVKLPDRLSSTIINYFENRYSKFERDQVESVVIDLNAQYQRFIRRLFPNAKIIIDRFHIVQLAGRALDSCRIALTRSLNKHSREYKILKSQWRLFHKKSDEIDPKNVVYLRGINEYMTQQNAIDLIINKFSEFKIVYQTYQDITLALKNKDITTLNEVLDSYERTNTEMDTTIRTFRKNRSYLINSVTSKYSNGPLEGINRKIKLLKRSCYGFANQQFFFLRIDCIFA; from the coding sequence ATGTCCCATAACGATTGTATACTAAAACTTCTAAATATTAAAGACCCTAATCTCAAAGTTATTGATGTTATCGATAATTTATATAATGGCACAGAGAAATTAGTTTTGATCAAAGCTGTACTATCTTATCCTATCAACCGTTGTCGAAATTGTGGCTTTGCCACTGTTAATAAAAATGGTTTTGCTAAAGCTCACGTACGTTTGCCAAGTTTAAACGGTATACGTTATGAAATGATCCTTCGTAAACAACGCTATCAATGTAAAAATTGTCGCACAACTTTCGGTGCGACCTCTGAATTGACTAAGCCTAATCAAACTCTTTCTCGTAAACTAAAAAATCAGATCATGTTATTAGCTAGGGAAGGTTTGAACGGTGAACTTATCGCTCGCATCTGTCATTGCTCTGCTAGTAGTGTTCGAAGAACTATTGTCGAACGGATCAAACCTCAATATCGAGTACCTGTTTTGCCCAAGAATCTTTGTTTTGATGAATTTCGTTCGATTAAAAATACAACTTCTTTTATCTGTTGTGATGCACAAACTCATAAGTTAGTTGTTAAACTCCCAGATAGACTATCTTCTACCATTATCAATTATTTTGAAAATCGTTACTCAAAGTTTGAACGTGATCAAGTGGAATCAGTCGTCATTGATTTAAACGCTCAATACCAGCGCTTCATTCGCCGACTTTTCCCGAATGCCAAGATTATTATTGATCGGTTTCATATAGTTCAGCTAGCCGGACGTGCTTTAGACAGTTGTCGAATCGCTCTCACTAGATCACTCAATAAGCATAGTCGAGAATACAAGATTCTCAAATCACAGTGGCGTTTATTCCATAAGAAATCTGATGAGATCGACCCTAAAAATGTTGTCTATCTTAGGGGAATCAATGAATATATGACTCAACAGAATGCGATCGACTTGATCATCAATAAATTTTCTGAATTCAAAATAGTTTATCAGACTTACCAAGATATTACCTTAGCTTTGAAGAATAAAGACATTACTACTTTGAATGAGGTTCTCGATAGTTATGAGCGCACCAATACAGAGATGGATACGACTATTCGTACTTTCCGTAAAAATCGCAGCTATCTAATAAATAGCGTAACTTCAAAATATTCCAATGGTCCTTTGGAGGGTATCAATCGAAAGATCAAACTCTTAAAACGAAGTTGTTACGGTTTTGCTAATCAACAATTTTTCTTTTTACGAATTGATTGTATATTTGCGTAA
- the secY gene encoding preprotein translocase subunit SecY, with the protein MLKTMKYAFAVKDIRNKIFFTLGVLIVFRLGTYITVPGINAKALNSVASSGLISILNTFSGGGLTNYSILAMGVSPYITAQIVVQLLQMDIVPRFVEWSKQGEVGRRKLNQWTRYLTIVLAFIQSIGITAGFNYMSSLSLVKDPSPQTYISIGLILTGGTMFTTWLGDMITDRGIGNGISMIIMAGIIARVPSGIHQVFTEEFQGASSLWEPILYIVILLLVILAIVTFVTYVQQANYKIPIQYTRRVAGASENSYLPLKVNVAGVIPVIFASSFIATPQTILMLFTQNHSEDTWYKVMSNLFNMQTVPGMTLYTILIVIFTFFYAFVQVNPEKLAENLQKQGSYIPSVWPGKETQKYISSLLMRLSSVGSLFLGLVSLIPLIASAVWGLNESIGLGGTSLLIVVGVTLETMRQLNGMMMKREYVGFIRK; encoded by the coding sequence ATGCTTAAGACAATGAAGTACGCCTTTGCTGTAAAAGATATTAGAAATAAAATATTCTTTACCTTAGGTGTCTTGATTGTATTTCGTTTAGGCACTTATATCACAGTCCCTGGGATCAACGCTAAAGCATTGAATAGTGTTGCGTCTTCAGGGTTAATTAGTATCTTGAACACTTTTAGCGGTGGCGGTTTGACTAACTACTCCATCTTAGCGATGGGTGTTTCTCCATATATTACCGCTCAAATCGTTGTTCAGTTATTACAAATGGACATTGTTCCGCGATTTGTTGAATGGAGTAAACAAGGTGAAGTTGGGCGACGCAAGTTAAATCAATGGACAAGATATTTAACGATCGTGCTCGCGTTTATACAATCAATTGGAATTACAGCTGGCTTTAACTATATGAGTAGTTTGAGCCTCGTGAAAGATCCAAGTCCACAAACATACATCAGTATCGGTCTGATCTTAACTGGTGGGACGATGTTTACGACTTGGCTAGGTGATATGATCACAGATCGTGGGATCGGTAACGGGATCTCAATGATCATCATGGCAGGTATTATTGCACGTGTGCCAAGTGGGATTCACCAAGTCTTTACAGAAGAGTTCCAAGGTGCTTCAAGCTTATGGGAACCGATCTTGTATATCGTTATCTTATTGTTAGTTATCTTAGCGATCGTCACCTTTGTGACATATGTTCAACAGGCAAACTATAAGATCCCGATCCAATATACAAGACGTGTAGCTGGCGCTTCGGAAAATTCGTATTTACCATTAAAAGTGAACGTGGCAGGGGTGATCCCAGTTATCTTTGCTAGTTCATTTATTGCAACACCACAAACGATCTTGATGTTGTTTACTCAAAATCACTCAGAAGATACGTGGTATAAAGTGATGAGTAATCTATTCAATATGCAAACTGTTCCAGGTATGACATTGTATACGATCCTCATCGTTATTTTCACCTTCTTCTATGCGTTTGTGCAAGTCAACCCAGAGAAATTAGCTGAAAACTTGCAAAAGCAAGGCAGCTACATTCCTTCGGTCTGGCCTGGTAAAGAAACACAAAAATATATTTCGAGTTTACTTATGCGATTGAGCTCAGTCGGTTCTTTGTTCTTAGGCCTAGTTTCATTGATCCCATTGATCGCTTCGGCAGTCTGGGGCTTGAACGAGTCTATCGGTCTAGGGGGTACTAGTCTTTTGATCGTTGTTGGGGTGACCCTTGAAACAATGCGTCAATTGAATGGTATGATGATGAAACGTGAATACGTTGGCTTCATACGCAAGTAG
- the rplO gene encoding 50S ribosomal protein L15, with protein MKLHELKPAEGSRQVRNRVGRGTSSGNGKTAGRGQKGQKARSKVRLGFEGGQMPLFRRMPKRGFNNINRKEYAIVNLETLNKFEDGAEVTPALMVEAGLVKNEKDGIKVLGNGTLNKKLTVKANKFSASAKAAIEAAGGQAEVM; from the coding sequence ATGAAATTACATGAATTAAAGCCAGCTGAAGGCTCACGCCAAGTACGTAACCGTGTTGGTCGTGGTACTTCATCCGGTAACGGTAAAACTGCAGGTCGTGGCCAAAAAGGTCAAAAGGCTCGTAGCAAAGTACGTTTGGGCTTTGAAGGTGGACAAATGCCATTGTTCCGTCGTATGCCAAAACGTGGTTTCAATAACATCAACCGCAAGGAATATGCTATTGTAAACTTAGAAACATTGAACAAGTTCGAAGACGGCGCAGAAGTAACACCAGCCTTGATGGTGGAAGCTGGGCTTGTTAAGAATGAAAAAGATGGTATCAAAGTTTTAGGCAATGGTACATTGAACAAGAAATTAACTGTTAAAGCTAATAAGTTCTCTGCCAGTGCTAAAGCAGCCATCGAAGCAGCAGGCGGTCAAGCAGAGGTGATGTAA
- the rpmD gene encoding 50S ribosomal protein L30 produces MANLKVTLVRSVIGRPQTQRKIVEGLGLGRVNSSVVVPDNAAMRGAIRKINHLVDVELAK; encoded by the coding sequence ATGGCTAACTTAAAAGTTACTTTAGTTCGTTCTGTCATTGGACGTCCTCAAACGCAACGCAAGATCGTTGAAGGTTTAGGCCTTGGACGTGTAAATAGCTCAGTTGTTGTTCCTGACAACGCTGCTATGCGCGGTGCTATTCGTAAGATCAATCATTTAGTGGACGTTGAATTGGCTAAATAA
- the rpsE gene encoding 30S ribosomal protein S5, translating into MTFIDPAQLDLEDRVVAINRITKVVKGGRRLRFAALVIVGDHNGHVGFGTGKAQEVPEAIRKAVDAARKNLVKVPMVGTTLPHEVLGQYSGSRILLKPAEAGSGVAAGGAVRAVMELAGVADVTSKSLGSNTPINVVRATMDGLANMKSAEEVAALRGVSTQHLAE; encoded by the coding sequence ATGACTTTTATTGATCCAGCTCAATTAGATTTAGAAGATCGCGTTGTTGCGATCAACCGCATCACTAAAGTTGTTAAAGGTGGACGTCGTCTTCGTTTTGCTGCCTTAGTGATCGTTGGTGACCATAATGGCCACGTGGGCTTCGGTACAGGTAAAGCTCAAGAAGTTCCAGAAGCTATCCGTAAGGCTGTTGATGCTGCTCGTAAGAACTTAGTTAAAGTTCCAATGGTCGGAACAACACTTCCTCACGAAGTTCTCGGTCAATACAGCGGTAGTCGTATTTTACTTAAACCAGCTGAAGCTGGTTCTGGGGTTGCTGCTGGCGGTGCTGTTCGTGCCGTTATGGAACTCGCCGGAGTTGCTGATGTGACAAGTAAATCATTAGGCTCCAACACACCGATCAACGTTGTTCGTGCAACAATGGATGGTTTAGCTAACATGAAGAGTGCTGAAGAAGTTGCTGCATTACGTGGCGTTTCAACACAACACTTAGCAGAGTAA
- the rplR gene encoding 50S ribosomal protein L18: protein MISKPDKNKTRQKRHTRVRGKISGTAECPRLNVYRSNKNIYAQVIDDVAGVTLVSASTLDSEVSAGTKTAQASAVGALVAKRAADKGIKEVVFDRGGYLYHGRVQALAEAARENGLDF, encoded by the coding sequence GTGATTTCAAAACCAGATAAGAATAAGACGCGTCAAAAGCGCCATACACGTGTTCGTGGTAAGATCTCTGGTACTGCTGAGTGCCCACGCTTAAATGTTTATCGTTCAAACAAAAACATCTACGCTCAAGTTATTGATGACGTAGCGGGTGTGACGCTGGTCAGTGCCTCTACTTTAGACAGTGAAGTTAGCGCTGGTACAAAGACAGCTCAAGCTAGTGCTGTTGGCGCATTAGTTGCTAAACGTGCTGCAGACAAGGGTATCAAAGAAGTTGTATTTGACCGTGGCGGATACCTTTATCATGGTCGTGTGCAAGCTTTAGCAGAAGCTGCTCGCGAAAACGGCTTAGACTTTTAG
- the rplF gene encoding 50S ribosomal protein L6, with protein MSRIGYKAVELPEGVEVKQDGNVVTVKGPKGELTREFSDLIKINIDGNVATFERSSDDKKSKSLHGTTRANFHNMVVGVTEGYKKELELRGVGYRAQMQGKKLVLNVGYSHPVEFEEEDGITFETPSATSIVVSGINKEEVGDCAARIRATRAPEPYKGKGIRYVGEYVRRKEGKTGK; from the coding sequence GTGAGTCGTATTGGTTATAAAGCAGTTGAATTACCTGAAGGCGTTGAAGTAAAACAAGACGGCAACGTTGTGACTGTAAAAGGTCCTAAAGGTGAATTAACACGTGAATTTTCTGATCTTATCAAGATCAACATCGATGGTAACGTTGCAACTTTTGAACGTTCAAGCGATGACAAAAAATCTAAATCATTGCATGGTACAACCCGTGCTAACTTCCACAACATGGTCGTTGGTGTAACTGAAGGTTACAAGAAAGAACTTGAACTTCGTGGTGTTGGTTACCGTGCTCAAATGCAAGGTAAGAAGCTTGTGTTGAACGTAGGCTATTCTCACCCTGTAGAATTTGAAGAAGAAGATGGTATCACATTTGAAACACCATCTGCTACATCGATCGTCGTTTCTGGTATCAACAAAGAAGAAGTTGGCGACTGTGCTGCGCGCATTCGTGCAACTCGTGCACCAGAACCTTACAAAGGCAAAGGTATTCGTTACGTTGGCGAATACGTACGTCGTAAAGAAGGTAAGACAGGTAAATAA
- the rpsH gene encoding 30S ribosomal protein S8 produces the protein MAMTDPIADFLTRIRNANMVKHESVEVPASKMKKNIADILKNEGFVRDVEYIEDDKQGIIRVFLKYGKNNERVISGIRRISKPGLRSYVKADEVPKVLNGLGIAILSTSEGVMTDKDARAKKIGGEVVAYVW, from the coding sequence ATGGCAATGACAGATCCAATTGCAGACTTCTTGACACGTATTCGTAATGCTAACATGGTCAAGCATGAATCTGTAGAAGTTCCTGCTTCAAAAATGAAGAAGAACATCGCTGACATCCTTAAGAACGAAGGCTTCGTTCGCGATGTTGAATACATCGAAGATGACAAACAAGGCATCATCCGTGTATTTTTGAAATACGGTAAAAACAATGAACGTGTGATCTCTGGTATTCGTCGTATCTCAAAACCAGGTTTACGCTCATACGTTAAGGCAGACGAAGTGCCTAAGGTTCTTAACGGTTTAGGTATCGCTATCTTGTCAACATCTGAAGGTGTTATGACAGATAAAGATGCTCGCGCTAAGAAAATCGGTGGCGAAGTAGTCGCTTACGTTTGGTAA
- a CDS encoding type Z 30S ribosomal protein S14: MAKKSQVAKNKRPAKFSTQEYTRCERCGRPHSVYRKFKLCRVCLRELAHKGQIPGMKKASW; this comes from the coding sequence TTGGCTAAAAAGTCACAAGTAGCAAAGAATAAGCGCCCAGCTAAGTTCTCAACACAAGAATACACACGTTGCGAACGTTGCGGTCGTCCTCATTCTGTATATCGTAAATTTAAGTTATGCCGTGTTTGCCTGCGAGAACTTGCTCATAAGGGTCAAATCCCTGGCATGAAAAAGGCTAGCTGGTAG
- the rplE gene encoding 50S ribosomal protein L5, protein MVNRLKEKYDKEIVPSLMEKFNYSSIMQAPKVDKIVINMGVGDAVSNAKNLDEAVEELTLISGQKPVITRAKKSIAGFRLREGMAIGAKVTLRGQRMYEFLDKLVSVSLPRVRDFHGVSKRAFDGRGNYTLGVREQLIFPEIDFDNVNKVRGMDIVIVTTANTDEESKELLTQLGMPFAK, encoded by the coding sequence ATGGTTAACCGTTTAAAAGAAAAATATGATAAAGAAATCGTTCCATCATTGATGGAGAAATTCAATTACTCATCAATCATGCAAGCACCAAAGGTTGATAAGATCGTTATCAACATGGGTGTTGGTGACGCTGTAAGTAATGCTAAAAATTTAGATGAAGCTGTGGAAGAACTTACGCTTATCTCTGGTCAAAAACCAGTTATCACACGCGCTAAGAAATCTATCGCTGGCTTCCGTTTACGTGAAGGTATGGCTATCGGTGCCAAGGTTACCTTACGTGGACAACGTATGTATGAATTTTTAGATAAATTAGTTTCAGTATCATTGCCTCGTGTGCGTGACTTCCATGGTGTTAGCAAGCGTGCCTTTGATGGCCGTGGGAACTACACATTGGGTGTACGCGAACAATTGATCTTCCCTGAAATTGATTTTGATAATGTTAACAAAGTTCGTGGTATGGATATCGTGATCGTTACAACAGCTAACACAGACGAAGAATCCAAAGAACTTTTGACACAACTTGGAATGCCATTCGCTAAATAA
- the rplN gene encoding 50S ribosomal protein L14 translates to MIQQESRLKVADNSGAREILVIKILGGSRVKTANIGDIIVATVKQATPGGVVKKGDVVKAVVVRTKSGAHRADGSYIKFDENAAVIIGDDKSPKGTRIFGPVARELRDGNFMKIVSLAPEVL, encoded by the coding sequence GTGATCCAACAAGAAAGTCGTTTGAAAGTCGCTGATAACTCCGGTGCACGTGAGATCTTGGTCATCAAGATCTTAGGTGGTTCTCGTGTGAAGACTGCAAATATCGGTGACATTATTGTTGCTACTGTTAAACAAGCAACACCAGGTGGCGTTGTCAAAAAAGGCGATGTTGTCAAGGCTGTTGTTGTTCGTACAAAATCTGGTGCACACCGTGCAGACGGTTCATACATCAAATTTGATGAAAACGCCGCTGTTATCATCGGTGATGACAAGTCACCTAAAGGTACACGTATCTTCGGACCTGTTGCACGTGAATTACGTGACGGAAACTTCATGAAGATCGTTTCCTTAGCACCTGAAGTATTATAA
- the rpsQ gene encoding 30S ribosomal protein S17, giving the protein MSEGRNQRKVYQGRVVSDKMDKTITVVVETYVNDKVYGKRVKYSKKYKAHDENNEAKTGDIVKIMETRPLSATKRFRLLEIVEKAVII; this is encoded by the coding sequence ATGAGTGAAGGTCGTAACCAACGCAAAGTCTATCAAGGACGTGTCGTTTCTGACAAAATGGACAAAACAATCACTGTTGTTGTTGAAACTTACGTGAACGATAAAGTTTACGGCAAACGTGTTAAGTATTCTAAGAAATACAAGGCACATGATGAAAACAATGAAGCCAAGACTGGTGACATTGTCAAGATCATGGAAACACGCCCGTTGTCAGCTACAAAACGTTTCCGTTTATTAGAAATCGTTGAAAAAGCAGTTATTATCTAA
- the rpmC gene encoding 50S ribosomal protein L29 — MKINEINELTTAEMLEKEKQFKEELFNLRFQLATGQLENTARLKEVRKTIARIKTALRQQELNK; from the coding sequence ATGAAGATTAATGAAATTAATGAATTAACCACTGCTGAAATGCTCGAAAAAGAAAAGCAATTCAAAGAAGAATTATTTAACTTACGCTTCCAATTAGCTACCGGTCAATTAGAAAACACCGCACGCTTGAAAGAAGTTCGTAAAACGATCGCACGCATCAAAACTGCGTTGCGTCAACAAGAATTAAACAAATAA
- the rplP gene encoding 50S ribosomal protein L16 encodes MLVPKRVKHRREFRGKMRGEAKGGKEVTFGEFGLQATDSHWITNRQIEAARIAMTRYMKRGGKVWIKIFPHKSYTAKAIGVRMGSGKGAPEGWVAPVKRGKVMFEIGGVSEEVAREALRLASHKLPVKTKFVKREVGGESNED; translated from the coding sequence ATGTTAGTACCAAAACGTGTAAAACACCGTCGTGAATTCCGTGGTAAAATGCGCGGTGAAGCTAAAGGCGGTAAAGAAGTAACGTTTGGCGAATTCGGTCTACAAGCAACTGATTCACATTGGATCACAAACCGTCAGATCGAAGCTGCTCGTATCGCGATGACTCGTTACATGAAGCGTGGTGGGAAAGTTTGGATCAAGATTTTCCCTCACAAGTCTTACACAGCTAAGGCTATTGGTGTTCGTATGGGTTCCGGTAAAGGTGCTCCAGAAGGCTGGGTAGCTCCAGTAAAACGCGGCAAGGTCATGTTTGAAATTGGTGGCGTTTCTGAAGAAGTTGCGCGTGAAGCATTGCGTTTAGCTTCCCACAAACTCCCAGTCAAGACTAAGTTTGTAAAACGTGAGGTAGGTGGCGAATCAAATGAAGATTAA
- the rpsC gene encoding 30S ribosomal protein S3 yields MGQKVNPTGLRVGIIRDWDAKWYAEKDFASNLHEDLHIREYIEKKLADAAVSTVEIERAAKRVNISIHTAKPGMVIGKGGSEVEKLRKELNNLTGKRVHINIVEIKKPDLDAKLVGESIAQQLENRVAFRRAMKQAIQRTMRAGAKGIKVQVAGRLNGADMSRIEQFSEGTVPLHTLRADIDYAWVEATTTYGQLGVKVWIYRGEVLPAKKNNGKGGK; encoded by the coding sequence GTGGGTCAAAAAGTAAATCCAACTGGATTGCGTGTCGGTATCATTCGTGACTGGGATGCAAAATGGTATGCTGAAAAAGATTTTGCTTCCAACTTACACGAAGACTTGCACATCCGTGAATACATCGAAAAGAAATTAGCCGACGCTGCTGTCTCTACCGTAGAGATCGAACGTGCTGCAAAGCGTGTTAACATCTCGATCCATACTGCAAAACCAGGTATGGTGATCGGTAAAGGCGGTTCTGAAGTTGAAAAACTTCGTAAAGAATTAAACAACTTAACAGGCAAGCGAGTACACATCAACATTGTGGAAATCAAGAAGCCTGATCTTGATGCTAAATTAGTTGGTGAAAGCATTGCACAACAATTGGAAAACCGTGTTGCTTTCCGTCGTGCGATGAAACAAGCTATCCAACGTACAATGCGTGCTGGCGCAAAAGGTATCAAAGTTCAAGTTGCTGGTCGTTTGAACGGTGCTGATATGTCACGTATCGAACAATTCTCAGAAGGAACAGTTCCTTTGCATACATTACGTGCTGATATCGACTATGCATGGGTAGAAGCTACAACAACATACGGCCAATTGGGCGTTAAAGTTTGGATCTACCGTGGCGAAGTATTGCCAGCAAAGAAAAATAACGGTAAAGGAGGGAAATAA
- the rplV gene encoding 50S ribosomal protein L22: MAEQVTSAKATAKTVRIPARKARLVIDLIRGKNVAEAFGILKFTPRSGAYLIEKVLKSAVANAENNFDLDVEDLYVSEAYVNEGPTLKRFRPRAKGSASPINKRTSHITVVVSVK; this comes from the coding sequence ATGGCTGAACAAGTAACATCAGCAAAAGCAACTGCCAAGACAGTTCGAATCCCTGCACGTAAAGCACGTCTTGTGATCGATCTTATCCGTGGTAAGAACGTTGCTGAAGCATTTGGTATCTTGAAATTCACACCAAGATCCGGTGCTTACTTAATCGAAAAAGTTTTAAAATCTGCTGTTGCGAACGCAGAAAACAACTTTGACTTAGATGTTGAAGATCTTTACGTAAGCGAAGCCTATGTCAACGAAGGACCAACTTTGAAACGTTTCCGTCCTCGTGCCAAGGGTTCTGCTTCCCCGATCAACAAGCGCACAAGTCACATCACAGTTGTGGTATCTGTTAAATAA
- the rpsS gene encoding 30S ribosomal protein S19 has product MSRSLKKGPFVDEHLMKKVEAQADQEKKSVIKTWSRRSTIFPSFIGYTIAVYDGRKHVPVYIQEDMVGHKLGEFVPTRTFHGHAADDKKTGKK; this is encoded by the coding sequence TTGAGTCGTAGTTTGAAAAAGGGACCTTTCGTCGATGAACATTTGATGAAAAAGGTCGAAGCACAAGCTGATCAAGAAAAGAAATCAGTGATCAAGACATGGTCACGTCGTTCCACGATCTTCCCTAGCTTTATTGGTTACACGATCGCTGTTTATGATGGTCGTAAACATGTGCCGGTTTATATCCAAGAAGATATGGTCGGTCATAAACTTGGTGAATTCGTGCCAACACGTACATTCCATGGTCATGCCGCAGACGATAAGAAGACAGGCAAGAAATAA
- the rplB gene encoding 50S ribosomal protein L2 encodes MGIKKFKPTSNGRRNMTGSDFAEITKTTPEKSLLASKSKTAGRNSYGHITVRHRGGGHKRQYRLIDFKRIKDDVPATVKAIEYDPNRSANIALVVYADGVKSYILAPKGLEVGQKIQSGKDADIKVGNTLPLENIPVGTVIHNIELKPGKGGQLVRSAGTSAQLLGKEGKYAIVRLTSGEVRMILVTCRATIGAVGNEQHELINIGKAGRSRWLGKRPQSRGSVMNPNDHPHGGGEGKAPVGRPSPMSPWGKKTTGLKTRSKKAKSNKFIVRSRKKK; translated from the coding sequence GTGGGGATCAAAAAATTCAAACCAACCTCTAACGGTCGTCGTAATATGACGGGCTCTGATTTTGCAGAGATCACAAAGACAACCCCAGAAAAGTCCTTGCTTGCATCTAAGAGTAAGACAGCTGGTCGTAACTCTTACGGTCATATCACAGTACGTCACCGTGGTGGTGGACACAAACGTCAATACCGTTTGATCGACTTCAAACGTATCAAAGACGATGTTCCTGCAACAGTTAAAGCAATCGAGTATGATCCAAACCGTTCTGCTAACATCGCATTAGTTGTTTATGCTGATGGTGTTAAATCATACATCCTTGCACCAAAAGGCCTTGAAGTTGGCCAAAAAATCCAATCCGGTAAAGATGCCGATATCAAAGTTGGTAACACATTACCATTGGAAAACATTCCAGTTGGTACAGTTATCCACAATATCGAATTAAAACCAGGTAAAGGTGGACAATTAGTTCGTTCAGCTGGTACATCAGCTCAATTACTTGGTAAAGAAGGCAAATATGCGATCGTTCGTTTAACTTCTGGTGAAGTTCGCATGATCTTAGTTACTTGCCGTGCTACGATCGGTGCTGTTGGTAACGAACAACATGAACTTATCAACATCGGTAAAGCTGGTCGTTCTCGCTGGTTAGGCAAGCGTCCACAAAGCCGTGGTTCTGTAATGAACCCTAACGATCACCCACACGGTGGTGGTGAAGGTAAAGCTCCTGTTGGTCGTCCATCTCCAATGTCTCCATGGGGTAAGAAGACTACAGGTCTTAAGACACGCTCTAAGAAAGCTAAGTCAAACAAATTTATCGTACGTAGTCGTAAAAAGAAATAA
- the rplW gene encoding 50S ribosomal protein L23, translating into MESRDVILRPIVTEASMAAMDDKRYTFEVDVRANKTQVKHAVEDIFDVKVAKVNIMNVKGKKKRMGRYEGYTRKRRKAIVTLTAESKEIQLFNEE; encoded by the coding sequence ATGGAATCACGCGATGTAATCTTACGTCCTATCGTTACAGAAGCTTCTATGGCTGCGATGGACGACAAACGCTACACATTTGAAGTTGACGTTCGTGCTAACAAGACACAAGTTAAACATGCTGTGGAAGACATCTTTGATGTTAAAGTAGCTAAAGTCAACATTATGAATGTTAAAGGCAAAAAGAAACGCATGGGTCGTTACGAAGGCTACACAAGAAAGCGTCGTAAAGCTATCGTTACTTTGACAGCCGAATCTAAAGAAATCCAATTATTCAACGAAGAATAA
- the rplD gene encoding 50S ribosomal protein L4, which translates to MPTVALFKQDGTQNGDVQLNDAVFGIKPNESVVFDAVIMQRASLRQGTHAVKNRSAVRGGGRKPWRQKGTGRARQGSIRSPQWVGGGTVFGPTPRSYAYKLPRKVRRLAIRSVLSQKVLDNSLVVVDALEFDAPKTKAFAEVLNNLDVKSKVLVVLEDDNEKAALAARNLANVKVIPAKGVNVLDVVNSDKLVITKGALSQVEEVLA; encoded by the coding sequence ATGCCTACAGTAGCATTATTTAAGCAAGACGGTACACAAAACGGCGACGTTCAATTGAACGATGCAGTTTTCGGTATCAAACCAAATGAAAGTGTTGTTTTTGACGCAGTGATCATGCAACGTGCTTCACTTCGTCAAGGTACACACGCAGTAAAAAACAGAAGTGCTGTTCGTGGTGGTGGTCGTAAACCATGGCGTCAAAAGGGTACAGGTCGTGCTCGTCAAGGTTCTATCCGTTCACCACAATGGGTCGGCGGTGGTACCGTATTTGGTCCTACACCTCGTTCCTACGCTTACAAGCTTCCACGTAAAGTGCGTCGCTTAGCTATCCGTTCCGTCCTTTCTCAAAAGGTCTTGGACAATAGTTTAGTAGTTGTTGATGCATTAGAATTTGATGCACCAAAGACAAAAGCATTTGCTGAAGTTTTGAACAACTTAGATGTTAAATCCAAAGTTTTAGTAGTTCTTGAAGATGACAACGAAAAAGCTGCATTAGCTGCTCGTAACTTAGCTAACGTGAAAGTTATCCCAGCTAAAGGCGTTAACGTATTAGATGTCGTAAACAGCGACAAATTGGTCATCACAAAAGGAGCTCTTTCTCAAGTAGAGGAGGTTCTTGCATAA